The Streptomyces capitiformicae genome contains the following window.
CGGGGTACCGGACCAGAACCGTCAGGCTGAAGGGGGGAGAGGCGGCCGGGGAGCGCCGCTGCTGCCGTTGTCTTCTAGGACTCGGTCTGCTCTGCAGAATCCTCCGTCGCGAGGTCGGCCGACGGTGTGGAGCTCGTGGTTGGTGCGGTAGCAACTGCTGAGTAGAAGACGGACCTGCCCTGCTTGGCGCGTTCGGCCAAGCCCTTGGCGACCAGGGACTCCAAGGTCATGCGTACCACTTTGGCTTTGGTCTCCCGTTCCGGGTGGGCCTGAGCGAGGGTGTCGGTGACCTCTGATGCGGAGCGCGGCTCGGTGTGCTGGCGGAGGTGACCGAGGATGAGCTCGCCCAAGGTCGGCGCCTTGGCGGTCTTGGCTGCTGCCGTGTCGGTCGGCTTCTTCCCTTTCGCGGAACCCTTCTTACGAGGCTGCTTCCGGGGTGAAGCCGGCCTCTGCTGGGGCACCGCGGCGGCCGGGCCGCCAGTTGTTGTCTCGGC
Protein-coding sequences here:
- a CDS encoding BlaI/MecI/CopY family transcriptional regulator, which codes for MAEDTLNATDLKAQYTAQVSADLERNAKEQDRIGAEIAGLQEQLEALRRDQAVLMSVQTALGGPGAAAAAETTTGGPAAAVPQQRPASPRKQPRKKGSAKGKKPTDTAAAKTAKAPTLGELILGHLRQHTEPRSASEVTDTLAQAHPERETKAKVVRMTLESLVAKGLAERAKQGRSVFYSAVATAPTTSSTPSADLATEDSAEQTES